Below is a genomic region from Spirosoma radiotolerans.
TTCATGCAGCTGAATTTGTTCTGGCCGCAGGCAAATTAACTCATTAGGATTATCCTTTTCCGGTAAATCGAGCATAGGCAAATGCTTCGCTTTCAGAACGTTGACCGGACCAGTCATGCGGGCGGCATAGGCGGTAGCGGGCTGCTGATACACCTCTACAGGCGTACCCAGCTGTATCAATCGACCGTCGCGCATAATACCCAGCGAGTCGGCAATGGATAGGGCATCGGTGGCGTCATGTGTCACCAATAAACAGGATGTCGGGTCCGGCCCGGTCGTATCCTGACGAACCATATCGAACAGCAGGTCACGGACAATGAGCCGGTTGGGTAGATCGAGGTGGCTGAATGGTTCATCCAGAAGCAAAACGGCGGGCCTGTCGGCAATGGCGCGGGCGATGGCCGTACGCTGCTTTTCTCCACCTGACACCTGGCGCGGCAGCCGGCTCTGTACATCCGTCAACCGACAAAGTTTCAGCAGTTCGTCGACCCGAAAATCGCGGTAGCTTTTTTCAAAGAACCGAAGTGCATAACTGATATTGTCCCGCACTGATACATTCGGCATAAGCTGGTACTCCTGGTGTACCAGTCGAATGTCTTTATGTCCGGCCACCAATACTTCCGCTGGCCCCATCACCCGTTCGCCGTTCAGCCTGACGTCGCCAGAATCAGCATTGGTCAATCCGGCCAGCA
It encodes:
- a CDS encoding ABC transporter ATP-binding protein; amino-acid sequence: MLTATKLTKAYGDVPAIRHVTLHLEPGRIMALVGASGSGKSTLLSLLAGLTNADSGDVRLNGERVMGPAEVLVAGHKDIRLVHQEYQLMPNVSVRDNISYALRFFEKSYRDFRVDELLKLCRLTDVQSRLPRQVSGGEKQRTAIARAIADRPAVLLLDEPFSHLDLPNRLIVRDLLFDMVRQDTTGPDPTSCLLVTHDATDALSIADSLGIMRDGRLIQLGTPVEVYQQPATAYAARMTGPVNVLKAKHLPMLDLPEKDNPNELICLRPEQIQLHEGGVSGSIRALFFKGSHYELEVELSRYVCLRLLTTRTDLHVGQSVGIRVDAEAVWALKP